The sequence GGCTGAGGTCATTCCGCGTCGTCGCGCACCTCAGTTGCTGCCCCCACCGCCGTCGCCGCCTCCGCCGCCGTCGCTCCCGCCGCTGAACTCGCCACCGCCACCGCCGCCCGCACCACCGGCGTAGCCGTGGCGGCCGTCGACGAAGGGCAGGTCGCCGCGGATGCCGGGTGGTTTGGGCCGCTTGCCCGGCCCGGCGAGGTGTTGCAGGCAGACCCGGCCGGAGACCGGGAAGCATTCGCCACGGCCTCCGCAATCGGCCAGGTAGCGGTTGCCATCGTGGATGTGCAGTTCCTGGTCCACCCGGAACAACAGGGGAAGCCCGGTTGGGCCACAAGCCTCGTCCCGCCGGCCGTGGCCCAGCGTGGCGAGCAGCAGAGGTCCGCGATTGGCGGTGGTCGAGTCGCCGCTCGCCGCGAACGTCGGTCGGTGGTGGGTAGAGCCCCCGAACGCGGCGTCGCAGAAGGTGGCGTAGTCCCGCGCGTGGAGGGTCAGCTCCTGCCACAGGTCGTCCACGACCACCGAGGGCATGGACAGCTTCGCGCTGGGCTGGCGGGCGATGATCCGGAACCACTGCCGGGTCGCGGTTTCGACGAGAACGAGGTCGTCGTCGCTGAGATGGGGATAGCGGTTTCTGAGATGGTGACGCCCGCTGGCAGGAAACCGCAGTTCGGACACGGCACGGAGTCGGCGAGGGGTGCGGTCGCTTCTGAACTTCGTCCAGATCATCCGGTTACTTCTATCCGCCCGGGATGCAGGCGCTAAGGCCCCGACTTGCCGAAGTGGCGCCGCGGCTCCTTCAGAGTAGGGCAGCAGGCAAGCATCTCACCGACGCCTGTCAGGCAGGGCTGTACGTGGCAGCCAGTGCGGCGAGGGCGTCGGCGCTGCGGCTCCCCGGCTCCGGGGTGCCGACCAGGAGCTGCTGTCCGGGCGCGTCACGGACGTCGAACGTCTGGTAGGTCAACTCGATCCGTCCGGCGGCCGGGTGCTGCACCACCTTGAACATCCTGGTCAGACCGCGCACGCTCTGGTCCGCCCAGAGTGCCCGGAACTCTGGCGAGTCCCGCACCAGGTCGGCCACGAGCGACTGGATCTCCGGGTCGTTCGGAAAGAGGCCGGCGTTGAGGCGCAGAGCGTGTACGACGTTCTCCGTCAGAGTCGGCCAGTCCGGAAAGACGGTGCGCGCCTGCGGATGTCGGAACAGCACCCGGACCATGTTGACCGTGCCCACGAAGGGCGACAGCAGCGCCGCCGCCACACTGTTGGTGGCCAGCACGTCGAACGCGGGGTTGAGTACATACGCGGCGGAGGTGGGGAACGCGTCCAACAGCCGCAGCAACTCGGGGTGAACCGAATCTCGAAAGCTCGTCGGACCCATGCTGGGGTTCAGCCCGGCGAGCCGGAAGAGGTGGCCGCGCGCATCCAGGTCGAGGCGCAGGGCCCGTCCGATCGCGTCGAGCACCTGCGCCGAAGGGTTGCGCTCCCGGCCCTGTTCGAGGCGGGCGTAGTAGTCGACGCTCACGCCGGCCAGCACCGCGATCTCCTCACGGCGCAACCCGGACACCCGGCGGTCGCCGCCCCCGCGCAGTCCAACGTCCCTGGGGTCGACACGGGCACGCCGGGCTCGGAGGTAGTCGCCGAGCCCGTTGCTGGTGGCGACCATGCCCACCAGCCTAAAGCTCCAGTCCCCGCCTCGCTAACGCGACGGCGGGCATCGCCGGCACCCGGTCGACGGCGGAACCGGACAGCGACGTCGACACAGTGCTGGGCCGGCGTGATGGCCGGGGCGCACGGAGCAGTGCAGGTCCAAGGCGTTCCTGGGTGCGGTGCACCTAGGAAAGGCCGCCCTTCCCGGCTCCCGGCCCTCGCAGGATGGTTGACGCGCACTACCTCGACGCAGCCACCAACCGAGACCAGGAGCAGCAGTGACCAGCCCACACTCAAAGATCATTCTCATCACCGGCGCGAGTAGCGGCATCGGTGCGGCGACTGCCCGCAGGTTGGCCGCCGACGGCCACCACGTCGTGCTTGGCGCCCGACGGGTCGATCGGCTCGCCGCGCTCGTCGACGAACTGCGCCGGGACGGCGGCACGGCCGACTACCAGGAACTCGACGTGACCAGCAGGAGCAGCGTGCTCGGCTTCGTCGAGGGCGCGCACGACCGGCACGGGCGCATCGACGTTCTGATCAACAACGCCGGGGTGATGGCGCTGTCCACGCTCGACTCCCTGCGGATTGACGAGTGGGACCAGATGATCGACGTGAACCTGCGCGGCACGCTGCACGGCGTCGCTGCGGCCCTGCCGCTCATGCGGGCCCGCGGCAAGGGCCACATCATCAACATCGGTTCCTCCGCTGCCTACCGTGTCGACCCCACCGCGGCGGTGTACTGCGCCACCAAGTACGCCATCCGCGCGCTCACCGAAGGCCTGCGCCAGGAGAGCCGGGACGTCCGGGTGACCCTGGTCAGCCCGGGTTACACCCACTCCGAACTCACCCAGCGCGGCGGTGACCCGCAGATCCAGGCCGCCGCTCGGGCGGCGGCCGACGAACTCGGCATGCCCGCCTCCGCGGTGGCCGACGCCATCGCCCACGCGATCGCGCAGCCCGACACCGTCGATGTCAACGAGATCATCATGCGGTCCACCGCGCAGGGCTGAACACGTACGAGGAGAACGATCATGAGTGAAGCGCTTGAGATGACGACATTCCGGCTCGTCCCCGGCCTCACCGGCGCCGACTTCGTCAGAGCCAACAGGGACATCGACGACTACCTACGACGCCAGCCCGGCTTCCGCTGGCGCCGCATCACCGAGGCCGATGATGGCACGATCACCGACATCGTCGCCTGGGACTCGGTCGCGGACGGCCGGCGCAGCGCGTCAGGGATCATGACCAAGATGGCCGACTCGCCGGTGCACGCGACCATCGACCACGCCACCGTCGACTTCCGGATCGTCCCGGTGCTGCACGAGGTCACCTGATCGTCGCGGCCGTCGGTTCGAGCCAACACCCGCACTGTGGATGCGCCGCCACCGCCGGGCATGATGAGGCGATGACCGCAGGCACCGAGGGGCGGGGGATGGCCGAGCTGGCCGCTTTGCTGGCCGACGGCACCCGGGCCGGCATCTGTGTCGCGCTGCTCGACGGGCGGGCGTGGACCGCCGGCGAGCTCGCCCGCCGTGCCGGTGTCGCCCCGTCGACGGCCAGCGACCACCTCACCCGCCTGGTCCGGGGTGGACTGCTGGTCGAGGAACGGCAGGGCCGGCACCGCTACCTGCGGCTGGCCGGGCCGTCGGTGGCCCAGCTGATCGAGGACCTGGCCGGGCACGCCCCGGCCGCGCCCCCACCGACCGGGTCGCTGCGGGCGGCGACCGCCACCGCCGCCCTGGCGTACGCCCGGACCTGCTACGACCACCTGGCCGGGCGACTTGGCGTGCTGATGTATGACGCGCTGCTGGCCGGCGGACGGTTGGACCGGTCCAGTGGGTTGGCGTTGACGGCGGACGGGTGGGCGTGGGCGACTGAACTGGGCGTACCAGTGCACCTGCTGCGCACCGGTCGACGCCCGGTGGTCCGGGACTGCCTGGACTGGACCGAGCGCCGTCCGCACCTGGCCGGAGCGCTCGGCGCGGCGCTCTGCCGCCGGTTCACCGATCTGGGCTGGATCAGCCAGGGCACCGGCCGCACCATCCGTCTCACCCCCACCGGCCGCGTCGCCCTCGCCGAAACCCTGGATGTCCCCGACGGCACCCTCGCCCCCGCACCTTCCCCGGCACCCAGCAGCGGCCGAGCCTGACTCGCAGCGGCAGCCGGCGGGGCACCAGTTCCTGGACAACGCCGTTGAGTCAGGGCTATGGCCGGCGGGTCGACCCCTACTGGATAACGGGGGCTTGTGTAGATCAACGTGCGTCGAGCAAGAGGACCACGCCGATCTTGCAATTGCCGTCGGCGAGATCGCGGAGCAGGGTCAGCTCGGCACGTCGATCATGGAGTTGTGGTGCCTGATTTGGCACTTCACGCGCGTTTTGTCACCCGCCACAACTCCATGATCGACGGGGCGGGGGGGTTGGGGTGGGGTGGGGTCAGTGGGGCATTGTTCGGTGTGGGGCGAACGGTTCGCGCCCTACGGTCGGGCGGTGACCGACACCTGGCCCATCATCGCGCCCGCCCCGGGAACACCGACGTGTGCACCGCCCTCGTTCGAACCGGAGCGCGGTTGGACGGTGACCCGGCACGCCGACGTGCGAGCGGCGCTGACCGACCCGGCGTTCCAGGTGCCGGCGGTCGACACCGGTCCGCCCGGCACCCTCGCCTGGCTGCGCGCCACCGTCAGCCGATTCAGCGCACCGCCGCGGCACGCCGAGCGTCGGGCGGTCGTCGTGGCGGCGCTGGCCCCGCTGAACCCGGACGACCTACGACACGACGCGGCCCGGCTGACCGTTGCCGCTCTCGACCGCGCCGGCGACCGCGTCGACGTGATGCGGGAACTGGCCCGACCGGTGCCACTGCGGGTGTTGGCCCATCGCCTCGGTTTCGCTGATCCGGCAGCCGCCGGGACGGCGGTCGCTGTCGTCGCGGCGGCGTACCACCCGGGGGTGGACCCGGCGCTGACCGCGCAGGCCGACCGGGCGGTGGCGGCGCTGCTGGCGCTCGCCCCGGACGGTCCGCCGACGGTACGGGCGAACCTGATCGGTCTGCTGGTCCAGGCGTGCGACGCGACCGCCGGCCTGATCGGTGCCGCCGCCCATCACCTGCTGCCCCCGGCCGCCCCGTCGGCGTCGGTCACGGCAGCGACCGCCGACCTGCTGGCCGAGGTGCTGCGCCTCGACCCGCCGGTCCGGGCCACCCGACGGGTCACTGTCGACGGGGTACGACTGGGCGGGCAGGAACTGCCGGCGGGCAGCCCTGTGCTGCTGCGCTTCGACGCGGCCAACCGCGACCCGCACGCGTTCACCGACCCCGGGACGTTCCAGCCCGGTCGGCCCGGTGCGGGGCTGGTGACCTTCGGGGCCGGGGAGCGGGGTTGCCCCGGCGACCGGCACGCCCTGGCCCTGGCCACCGGGGTGTTCGGCGTACTGGGGGAACGCTGCCGTCGCGGCCCGAAACCGTTGCACCACGAGCCGCACCCGACCCTGCGGGTGCCGACAACTCTGGAGGTGAGCGTCCGATGAACGACAGTCGTGCCGCGTTCCACGCCCTGCACCGCCCCGGCCGCCCCCTGCTGTTGCCCAACGCCTGGGACCACGCCTCGGCGGCGGCGCTCGCCGCGCGCGGGCATCCGGCCATCGGCACCACCAGCCTCGGGGTCGCCGCGACCGCCGGCCTCCCCGACGGCGCGGCGGCCACCGCGGCGGAGACCCTCGCACTGGCCCGTCGGCTGGCTCGGCTGCCGGTGCTGCTCAGCGTGGACGTGGAGGCCGGGTTCAGCGACGACCCGGCGGAGGTCGCCGGGTACGTGGCGGAGTTGGCCGGGCTCGGCGTGGTCGGGATCAACCTGGAGGACGGGCGCGCCGATGGCACCCTCGCCGACACCGAGGCCACCGCTGCCACAGTCGCGGCCGTGAAGGCGGCGGTGCCGGAGCTGTTCGTCAACGCCCGCACCGACACCTGGTGGCTCGGGGTGGACGACCCGCTGCCGCAGACCCTCGCTCGCGCTCGTGCCTACCGGGTGGCCGGTG comes from Micromonospora vinacea and encodes:
- a CDS encoding helix-turn-helix domain-containing protein → MVATSNGLGDYLRARRARVDPRDVGLRGGGDRRVSGLRREEIAVLAGVSVDYYARLEQGRERNPSAQVLDAIGRALRLDLDARGHLFRLAGLNPSMGPTSFRDSVHPELLRLLDAFPTSAAYVLNPAFDVLATNSVAAALLSPFVGTVNMVRVLFRHPQARTVFPDWPTLTENVVHALRLNAGLFPNDPEIQSLVADLVRDSPEFRALWADQSVRGLTRMFKVVQHPAAGRIELTYQTFDVRDAPGQQLLVGTPEPGSRSADALAALAATYSPA
- a CDS encoding SDR family oxidoreductase yields the protein MTSPHSKIILITGASSGIGAATARRLAADGHHVVLGARRVDRLAALVDELRRDGGTADYQELDVTSRSSVLGFVEGAHDRHGRIDVLINNAGVMALSTLDSLRIDEWDQMIDVNLRGTLHGVAAALPLMRARGKGHIINIGSSAAYRVDPTAAVYCATKYAIRALTEGLRQESRDVRVTLVSPGYTHSELTQRGGDPQIQAAARAAADELGMPASAVADAIAHAIAQPDTVDVNEIIMRSTAQG
- a CDS encoding ArsR/SmtB family transcription factor, with the translated sequence MTAGTEGRGMAELAALLADGTRAGICVALLDGRAWTAGELARRAGVAPSTASDHLTRLVRGGLLVEERQGRHRYLRLAGPSVAQLIEDLAGHAPAAPPPTGSLRAATATAALAYARTCYDHLAGRLGVLMYDALLAGGRLDRSSGLALTADGWAWATELGVPVHLLRTGRRPVVRDCLDWTERRPHLAGALGAALCRRFTDLGWISQGTGRTIRLTPTGRVALAETLDVPDGTLAPAPSPAPSSGRA
- a CDS encoding cytochrome P450 → MTDTWPIIAPAPGTPTCAPPSFEPERGWTVTRHADVRAALTDPAFQVPAVDTGPPGTLAWLRATVSRFSAPPRHAERRAVVVAALAPLNPDDLRHDAARLTVAALDRAGDRVDVMRELARPVPLRVLAHRLGFADPAAAGTAVAVVAAAYHPGVDPALTAQADRAVAALLALAPDGPPTVRANLIGLLVQACDATAGLIGAAAHHLLPPAAPSASVTAATADLLAEVLRLDPPVRATRRVTVDGVRLGGQELPAGSPVLLRFDAANRDPHAFTDPGTFQPGRPGAGLVTFGAGERGCPGDRHALALATGVFGVLGERCRRGPKPLHHEPHPTLRVPTTLEVSVR
- a CDS encoding isocitrate lyase/PEP mutase family protein; amino-acid sequence: MNDSRAAFHALHRPGRPLLLPNAWDHASAAALAARGHPAIGTTSLGVAATAGLPDGAAATAAETLALARRLARLPVLLSVDVEAGFSDDPAEVAGYVAELAGLGVVGINLEDGRADGTLADTEATAATVAAVKAAVPELFVNARTDTWWLGVDDPLPQTLARARAYRVAGADGIFVPGTVDLATLRVLTERIDAPVNALYQPGGPGLAEFGAAGVARVSTGSLLFRAALGAALAAADAVRDGEPTTPAGLPSYAEVQTLVPTDGD